A genome region from Dendrosporobacter quercicolus includes the following:
- a CDS encoding ABC transporter ATP-binding protein, with the protein MHSIATENLAVAYDENLVVDDLDMQIPQGQITAIIGPNGCGKSTVLKAAGRILKPKGGMVYLNGDDIRRLTTKEVAQKMAILPQSPQAPAGLTVGELVAYGRFPHQQGFGNLKPEDKKIILWALAVTRLVEFETTAVDNLSGGQRQRVWIAMALAQQTDLILLDEPTTYLDLAYQLEVLELLYRLNREQSCTIVMVLHDLNLAARFADYMIALRCGDIIKHGTPEEVMTTEVLRETFHIDAEIVKDPRTGRPTCVSYDLIRPVEDSCDICKKVCTSY; encoded by the coding sequence ATGCACAGTATTGCAACAGAAAACTTAGCCGTCGCCTACGATGAAAACCTTGTGGTGGACGATCTGGATATGCAAATCCCACAGGGGCAAATTACGGCCATCATCGGGCCGAATGGCTGCGGGAAATCCACCGTATTAAAGGCTGCGGGCCGAATCTTAAAACCCAAGGGCGGCATGGTGTACCTGAATGGAGATGATATCCGCCGCCTGACAACGAAAGAGGTGGCGCAGAAGATGGCCATCCTTCCTCAATCCCCGCAGGCCCCGGCAGGGCTGACCGTGGGCGAGCTTGTGGCTTACGGGCGTTTCCCCCATCAGCAGGGCTTTGGGAATCTGAAACCCGAGGACAAGAAAATTATCCTGTGGGCGCTGGCGGTAACGCGCCTCGTCGAGTTTGAAACCACGGCGGTGGACAATCTCTCCGGCGGCCAGCGGCAGCGGGTGTGGATTGCAATGGCCCTTGCCCAGCAGACCGACCTGATCCTGCTGGACGAGCCGACGACCTATCTTGATCTGGCTTATCAATTAGAGGTTCTGGAATTGCTCTACCGCCTGAACCGGGAGCAAAGCTGCACGATTGTGATGGTACTGCATGACCTTAATTTGGCCGCCCGTTTTGCGGATTACATGATCGCCCTACGCTGCGGTGACATTATCAAGCACGGTACGCCGGAGGAAGTCATGACTACAGAGGTTCTCCGCGAAACCTTCCACATCGACGCGGAAATTGTGAAGGACCCGCGCACGGGTCGCCCCACCTGTGTTTCCTACGACCTGATCCGGCCGGTCGAGGATAGCTGTGATATATGCAAGAAAGTGTGTACGAGCTATTAA
- a CDS encoding GatB/YqeY domain-containing protein, giving the protein MSLKDKLNEDMKQAMKDKEAGKLRLSVIRMVRATIKNVEIDRKKELSEEEVLDVLAKEVKMRRDAMEEFTKGNRLDLAQQLEQEIAILLLYLPQQLSEAEVRVLVTDAVAETQATTPKDMGKVMAALMPKVKGRADGKLVNSIVRELLSQ; this is encoded by the coding sequence ATGTCGCTTAAAGACAAATTGAATGAAGACATGAAGCAGGCCATGAAAGATAAAGAGGCGGGGAAACTGCGCCTGTCGGTTATTCGCATGGTTCGTGCCACAATAAAGAATGTTGAGATTGACCGCAAAAAAGAACTATCTGAAGAAGAAGTTCTTGATGTTTTGGCAAAAGAAGTAAAAATGCGCCGGGATGCAATGGAGGAATTTACCAAAGGCAACCGTTTGGATCTGGCACAACAACTTGAACAGGAAATTGCCATTCTGCTGCTGTATCTTCCTCAACAACTTAGTGAAGCTGAAGTACGGGTTCTGGTAACTGATGCTGTGGCCGAGACTCAGGCAACGACTCCCAAAGATATGGGAAAAGTAATGGCAGCGCTGATGCCTAAAGTGAAAGGCCGCGCTGATGGCAAACTGGTAAATTCCATAGTACGCGAACTGTTAAGTCAATAA
- the rpsU gene encoding 30S ribosomal protein S21, with protein MSEVKVGKNETIDSALRRFKRTCQKAGTLAEVRKREHYEKPSVKRKKKSEAARKRKFKA; from the coding sequence ATGTCAGAAGTTAAGGTAGGAAAAAACGAAACAATCGATAGCGCACTCCGCAGATTTAAACGTACATGTCAGAAAGCCGGCACCCTTGCTGAGGTAAGAAAGCGCGAACATTATGAAAAACCCAGCGTTAAACGCAAGAAAAAATCCGAAGCAGCACGTAAACGTAAGTTCAAGGCTTAA
- a CDS encoding histidine triad nucleotide-binding protein, producing MQTECIFCNIVQRTIPAQPVYEDDKLLAFNDISPAAPVHVLVIPKKHIANLLEITPEDNGLIDHLMLTIPKIARQLGLDEAGFRLVVNTKDNGGQTVNHLHIHILGGRFMTWPPG from the coding sequence ATGCAAACGGAGTGTATTTTTTGCAATATTGTTCAGCGGACGATTCCGGCTCAGCCAGTTTATGAAGACGATAAGCTGCTGGCCTTTAACGATATCAGCCCGGCTGCTCCGGTACATGTGCTGGTAATCCCCAAAAAGCATATCGCCAATCTGCTGGAGATTACCCCTGAGGACAATGGACTGATTGACCATCTAATGCTGACAATTCCCAAAATTGCCAGGCAGCTGGGGTTAGACGAGGCTGGTTTCCGGCTTGTGGTCAATACCAAGGATAATGGCGGGCAAACAGTGAATCATTTGCATATTCATATTCTGGGCGGTCGGTTTATGACCTGGCCCCCAGGCTAA